GCGCAAGTACAGCGACAATATCCAGATGGTGATCGCCGGTCACTGGCACAAGTGGGTCGATTTCTCGCGTACCTATGGTCCGCGTCACATTGTGTCGGCGGCGACACGGTATGACCCGAATGCGTTCATGGTCTTCGATGCTGATCCGAAGGCGGGGACAATCGAATGGATCGATATGGCGCGGACGCAGTGGTCCACGCACTACTCCAAACCGTACAAGCTCTAGAGCATTTTTCCTGTAGGTGTAGTGCGGGGCTTATGCATCTATGGGCGTTTTCCGCGATGAAAACACCGTTGCACGCATCTCCCGGGATACCCAGCAACAGGAGAAATGCTCTAATTGGGATAGGGAATCGACACGGGCTGCCAAGGTGGCAGCCCGGCTGTCTTTAACGAGCTGGGATGACTGCGGCAGCAGCCTTCGAAGGAGCGCCGGTCGCAGGTTGCTGAGTGGGCTTCTGTCCGGGCTGGGCCGGAGCGTATTTGCTGGCGCACTTGGCCTGGATCTGGGTGGCGTGGAAGACGCCGTCGCGGCCGTAGGTTCCCATGGCGAGAGCCTGGGCATCATCCTTGAAGGTGTCAGGAAGCGGCTCCATGCCCTGGTAGCTGACGCGGATGGTTTTATCCAGTTCCACGAGCGTGAAGTCTGCGTGAGTCCCGCTGCGAACAACGGAGCCAGGTTGTACGTTCCCGGCAACGCGGAGGTGACGCGTGTAGGCCTTATTGCCCAACTTCTGCAGCTCACTGATGGTGACGTAGTAGCTCTTCGAGTCGCCGATACCGGAGATGGCAAGGTACACCACGGCGGCGATGACGACGGCACAGGCAAGACCGATTCGGGTAGTGCTGTTCATAACGCTCCCGAAACCATTTTACCGTTTCCTGGCCGCCGTGGGGCAATGCTTCACCGGCTCTGCGGGCGTATACTCAAAGTTTCATACCCAGTCCTCTGGAGAGGTAGATAAGACAATGAGCGCACACGGAAACGGCCACACTGTACACGCCAACGGCAACGACTATATCGTGCCGAAGCCGCGGGCGGAATGGATCGTTAACCGCAAGAAAGAGGCCGAGCGCACGGGTGACTGGAACATGAGCCAGATGCACTTTGCGCGTAAAGGCCTGGTGACGGAGGAGATGAGCTTCGTCGCCCACAAGGAGAAGCTGGCGCCGGAGTTTATCCGCGACGAGATCGCCGCCGGCCGCATGATCATTCCGGCCAATATCAATCATCCCGAGCTGGAGCCGATGGCGATCGGCGTCGGCTCGCTGTGTAAGATCAACGCCAATATCGGAAATTCGGCGATTACGTCGAACGTCGACGAAGAGCTGCGCAAGCTGCACACCGCCGTCCACTACGGCGCCGACACCGTGATGGACCTGTCCACTGGTGGCGACATCCCGATGATCCGCGAAGCCATTTTGCGCCACTCGCCCGTGCCGATCGGCACGGTACCGCTGTACGAGGCGCTGAGCCGGGTGAAGAAGGTCGAAGATCTGAGTATCGATCTGTACCTGGAGGTCATCGAGGAGCAGGCGCAGCAGGGTGTGGACTACTTCACCATCCATGCCGGCGTTCTTATCCAGTACGTCCCGATGGTCTCCAAGCGCATTACCGGCATTGTGAGCCGCGGCGGCGCCATCCTGGCGCAGTGGATGACCTCGCATCACAAGCAGAACTTCCTGTACGAAAACTTCGACCGCATCACGAAGCTGCTGGCGAAGTACGACGTCAGCTACTCGCTGGGTGACGGCTTGCGTCCGGGCTGCGTGGCCGATGCCAGCGACGAGGCTCAGTTTGCCGAGCTGAAGACGCTGGGTGAGCTGACCCAGCAGGCGTGGAAAGACGATGTGCAGGTCATGATCGAAGGTCCCGGCCACGTTCCGATGGACAAGATCAAGGAGCAGGTCGACAAGGAAGTCGAGCTCTGCCACGGAGCTCCGTTCTACGTGCTCGGACCCCTGGTGACGGATATCGCTCCTGGCTATGACCACATCACCTCCGCCATCGGTGCTGCCATGATCGGCTGGCACGGCGCTGCGATGCTCTGCTACGTCACCCCGAAGGAGCACTTGGGCCTGCCCAACGAGAAGGACGTGAAGGACGGCATCATCGCCTACAAGATCGCAGCGCATGCTGCTGATATTGCGCGGCATCGTCCAGGCGCACGCGACCGCGACGACGCTATCAGCCACGCCCGCTACACCTTCGACTGGGATAAGCAGTTTGCGCTGTCCCTTGATCCGGATACGGCTCGCTCCATGCACGACGAGACGCTGCCGGATGATTACTACAAGGAAGCTGCTTTCTGCTCGATGT
This genomic window from Terriglobus albidus contains:
- a CDS encoding cytochrome c maturation protein CcmE, producing the protein MNSTTRIGLACAVVIAAVVYLAISGIGDSKSYYVTISELQKLGNKAYTRHLRVAGNVQPGSVVRSGTHADFTLVELDKTIRVSYQGMEPLPDTFKDDAQALAMGTYGRDGVFHATQIQAKCASKYAPAQPGQKPTQQPATGAPSKAAAAVIPAR
- the thiC gene encoding phosphomethylpyrimidine synthase ThiC — its product is MSAHGNGHTVHANGNDYIVPKPRAEWIVNRKKEAERTGDWNMSQMHFARKGLVTEEMSFVAHKEKLAPEFIRDEIAAGRMIIPANINHPELEPMAIGVGSLCKINANIGNSAITSNVDEELRKLHTAVHYGADTVMDLSTGGDIPMIREAILRHSPVPIGTVPLYEALSRVKKVEDLSIDLYLEVIEEQAQQGVDYFTIHAGVLIQYVPMVSKRITGIVSRGGAILAQWMTSHHKQNFLYENFDRITKLLAKYDVSYSLGDGLRPGCVADASDEAQFAELKTLGELTQQAWKDDVQVMIEGPGHVPMDKIKEQVDKEVELCHGAPFYVLGPLVTDIAPGYDHITSAIGAAMIGWHGAAMLCYVTPKEHLGLPNEKDVKDGIIAYKIAAHAADIARHRPGARDRDDAISHARYTFDWDKQFALSLDPDTARSMHDETLPDDYYKEAAFCSMCGPKFCSMNWSSKVDKYNEEVHGLKKNDLTQIVTEQMALRG